TGCctcatcatcctcatccttCGGCAGCAAACCCGTCTCTTCATCGAAATCGGGCATTTCACTGCGATCCAGAACACCAGAGCTAATCATTTGCTTGATCTCCCAACGCTCGGGACTCGAAATGCGCGTCACCCGCTTGCGGGATTCATGTTCATCGCCATCAATGTTCTGGCCCTGCAAATTGAGTATGGATTCGGTGCTGGCGAATGGTCCATCCGGATTGCGATCTCGCAATGACATTTCATCCTCCTCAGGGGCATGTGATAATGGATTCAGATCGCGTCCACTATCCTGATCCACCTCCTTCATGGAGAGCGATACCTTTTGTCCAGTTAAGGACATGACTTTTACTTTGACAGTCTGATTCCGAGCCACCACTTCGGTGACGTCGGTGACACGACCCTCGGCTCGTAGCTGCGAAATGTGCACCAATCCCTCCCAGCGTTTGCGCAGTCCGAATAATTGCACAAAGCATCCAAACGGCACTATGTTGGCCACCTTGCCCGAGTAGATTTTGCCCGCCTCAGGATCATCGGACATTGCAGCCGCCGGTGGCGGCATCTTCTCCTGCTCTTGTTGATGCCGACTGCTGCGATCTCTGTCGCGAGATCGGGAACGTTTCCTTCTTTGATCGTGGCGATCTGGAGAACTGGAGCGATGCCTGCGACGATCGCGATCTTCGCGGGATCTGCTGCGATGTCGACGGTGTTCCCTATCACGATCACGATCTCTATCTCGCTCCCTATCGCCATCTCTATCCCTCTCACGATCGCGATCACGATCTCCATTCCGATCTCGATCCCTATAGCGATCCCTGTCTCGATCACTATCCTTTCCCCGCTCTCTGCTCCTGTTCTTCTCTCTATTTCGACTACGCTCGCGATCTTTGCGCCTGTGACGCTCTCTTGAGCTGGATCTTTGCCTCCTCTTGCTCTCTTTGACTTCATTCCGCTCCATTGTATTCTCTCCAGGCGCCAGAGCCTCCAATTCCAGCATAGCTGCATCCACATCGCTCATTTCGGTGTTTTTGAAAATCTGTTTGTTCTTGGATTCTTTGCGCTCCTCGTCTTTCTTGTCCTCCAGGTCCTCGTTCTTGTTGCTGTATTTGTCATTTGGTAACGCCAAGCCAGGaaacattttcattagctGTGACTTTTTATCAGACTTTTTAAAGTCTTCACTATTTCCAGATTTTGCATCGCCGCCTGCTCGTGTGGGTCGCATTAAATTGATGATGCGCTGCAAGTTTTGCACAAGCGAATCGGGAAATTCGGCACCATTGTCGAGCAGAGCCTTGCGAAAAGATTCATAGCTGCGATGCTTCTCCTCTAAATCGATGATGAACTCGGCCAAGTCTTTGTCATTTATGCCCAAGTGATTGTCGAGCTCTGTGCAGATTTTCGAGACCAACGACAGGTACTCCAATTGCTGCAACTCCTCCATGGTGGACAGCAGCAAATTTTccacaaatataatttcacCGTCACACAAAACGTTTGaaggaaattgaaaacaaaactagCACGCTAACTAGGGATGGGTCTGCATcgtaaaaatgcaaaaagaccAATCGGTGCGTCTGATATTGTCATCTCAAATGATAGGCAAACAGCTGTTTGGCTGTAGTATTGCGAAACGTTTTTGTAGCATAAAGTGGCAACACTTTTGAAATCTGGACATATTTTGATCAAGCAACACTTGCTTTTTAatgttttggcttttgtttattagTTTACAAACGTGCATTTGAATTCAAGTCTATAATTCTATATTGTGTGCATTAGAAATGACTTCATTCATCGAGTGCTTTAATGATTTTGTGCAAAAAGCTGGACACATCGGGCAGAATGCTGCCCATGAAGACGGTGGTCAACATCATCCAGTTAATAGAACTATCCAGCCCCCAACTCCTACGCCCAGTGAATCAGTAAGTTATCAATTTAAGTTGTATGAATTACTATTATTTCATGTACTACAATTAGTGCATGCTGAATTATTTTTGGTGGGaaattgcttatttattttaatcgcTGAAGCATTCGGTGCTGCCAGATAGTATTGAAGTTATATAGTTATCGAACGTACTGGCAACATTGCTAGGAGCACGCCATGTTTTAATTGCGAATACGCAGGCAGTGATTtctaaagaaaatacaaaactaataagaattattataaatatattcgataatatacaaatattcgtgttaatttttaagttaaatttaaataatcaagtGCATGAAATTCGCGAACCTCAAGAAACACCGCTAAGAGCGCAATAACGCGAAttcaagaagaagaaagcCCTGTAGTCAgagagtaaaataaatatctatttacatataaaaaaaaatcacccAGTACACGAAAATGATACAAATGAAACAAAGTAAAAAcgccaaaaatgaaattgtggTGATTGAGAAGAAACCAAAGTTGTTGCAGTCAGCCACAACAAACAGCTCGTCGATTATTACATATAGTCCGAGCAAATTTATTGCCAGGGCTGgcacacaatacacaaaactacaaccacacacacagccaaaggcaaacacaaacacacacacgaacacaaaCATAACTCGTGCGGCAGCTCCAGCATCAACAActgcaattacaacaacaacgaagatgCCAGGAACGTCTTCAAATACAACAAAGACATCATTCTATGTGGTCAAAGCCGGCCAATTGGGAAGCGCCGCGTCCATTTTGAGTTCGCCACCTAAAACCGCATCAGCGTCAGGAGTGGCGACACCGCTTCCGATTACAACAGAGAGtgtaataacaaaaacaatagcaaTGGCTTCAAAAATCAAGATCCTTATTCACGCCCATAACCAGCATCCTGCATGAGCCTAACACCGTCCATCATCATCCATCACTTTTACATCTCCATTCcccttttttatttacactcGCTAATATGTGTTTCTTCATTCCAGTCCAGCACAATCTCCGTGCCCAGTGAGGCATCCATGGAACATGCTTACATGCGCGATGCTCCACGTGCGGACACCTCTTCCATAGGCAATGGATTAGCTGTGGCTCGCACTATTCTTGTGAGGCATGCGCCGCAATGTCCCACGTGCCACACGTATCCCAATCATGAGGACTCTAGCGATTCACAACATATTGCGCATGTACCGCCATACGATGAAATTGCGGCGAAGGAGATGATGAACGAGTGTGCACGCATTGCCAAATATGTGAGAAACAATAATTCTGACGAACAGGATTGGCAAGCACGTGTAAATCGGTAAACTCTCTCTTTAAGgaacacatttttaaattattttcattaaaatctTTACCTTATCATTTTAGTATTGGCTGGACGTATACGCAAGAGGCGCTGTTCAATAAGGTGGCCACAATACTAGACCAGGATCAGTTGGCGCGGCTTGCCAATGATAAGCGTCAACATGAGGCAGTGCATCGTCGTGTGGCCGTCGACAAATCCAGTTCTAGAATGCGGCGTGCTTTGGCAAGTGTTGCATGGGAGTCACGTACCACACAGTGGTTGCACGCTCTACTCATGGAGCATCTGCCGCCCTCGTATATGGCATCGTATTTGGATATTATGCAAACGCTGAAGAGCAAGCTGCCCACGTTGACGGACAAAATGTTATTTAGTCGACCACTTAACAATAGCCAAGAGTTGCTGGCGCCTGTAATGAAGAAGCGCTGGGAACCGGAGATATTGGCCAAGTCGCGGCATTTATCGCATAATGCCATTATGGTGGCACTGCCAACGATGCCCACCAGCGGCCCAGTGCCAGATCGCATGCAAAATTGGTACCAGGCCTTAGCAACCATCACACAAATTGTGCAGATTACGTTGCCCAATTCAAGTAAGCATTACTATTATCTGAATGtgaatattttctaatttatttgcgTATTTTTGACTACAGACGACCGCATTGGTCGCCAGAATCTGGATCAGGTGGCTGAGACTATTGTGTCCCTGACACGTGTTCGCATCCACGAACTACGCACTGAGAATCCCAATCGCGGCATTATTCTGATTGGCTTCAATGCAGGCGCAGCGTTGGCACTGCAAGTGGCCATGTCAGAGAGCGTGGCGTGTGTCATTTGTATGGGTTTTGCTTACAACACATTGCGTGGACCAAGAGGAGCACCTGACGACCGTCTGCTGGACATAAAGGCGCCGATTCTCTTTGTGATTGGTCAGAACTCGGCACGCAGCAGTCAAGAGGAAATGGAGGGACTGCGCGAGCGCATGCAGTCGGAGTCATCACTGGTGGTCGTTGGCAGTGCCGATGACGCGTTGCGTGTGCCCAAGAGCAAGAGACGGATCGAAGGTGTCACCCAGGCCATGGTGGACTCCATGGTGGTGGTatgtgtatattatatttctcaTAATTGCGATTTAACTATTCTTTTGATTCGATATTCGTTTTTAGGACGAAGTATACGAGTTTATTAGCAAGACATTGAACAATCCTCCGGGTCCACGCATGCCTACCTCACTTTTGGGCAGTAATTCGTATCAGCGCACACCGAAACAACAGCATATTCTTGCCGATGGCAATGTAAACAAGGCGCAGATGACTCATTCGCGCAAGCGTAAGGCGCAAGACGGCCAGGAGGATAACGGCGTGCCAACGACTAAACCCAAATTCGTGCCTCACAGTGAGTAACATATCGAGAAGTTCATTTAATACCACTCGCTGTCGAATGTTCTTATTATTAACCCGCTTTTAATACAAATCCGCATGTCCTCCTTTGCATGTTTGCCCACTCAAATTCATTTGCACCAATCAACTAATCATACTAATCATTAAGATGTGCGTGTGCCAAAGTTACCCAAACCAAAGCCATCGCGCCTCATCGATCCATTTGCAGTCAAGCGAAAGGGTAAACAATCTGGCATTTGCTCACTACAAATCGGGACCGTAACGTTTATTCCTTAATCTTTATAAatagttgttgtattttattttcatttcatttacgGTCCCTGCCCAATAAAATGATTGTTATCCCCCGTTTCATCGACTAACAGTTTCCATTTCTACAGTTGGACGCCCTCGGACACGCCCGTTGCCCAACGTTGTTCTCACTGGCGTTAAAGTCAACACAACGGATAAAACTACGCTTAACAACGAGGAGATGAAtctttcaattgaaaatatgctAGAGGAAACGCTTGAATATGAAGATGGTCAGCAAtcagttgctgccacaaatgTTCCAAAGACACCACAGAATGTGACCAAAGCGGCGCCTACAACTGTTTCTCTATCGTCAGGCACGAAGATCAAGATGATACCCTCGAGCCAATTTGTACAATTGAAAACACTGTCGTCGCAGAGTAAGCTAATCAATTACACCATTAGCAAAAACACCAACGCttcctcagcagcagcaacaccgaCAAGTATTGGAAGCATTGTAAAAACATTGCCAGCCTCCAGTGGACAGCAAATCTTCACACTTAAGACGCCCACGGGACAAACAACACAGTTCGTAACTGCTGCCGCTGCACCATCATCGACGACGCAGCAAAAATATACAGTGATTAAAAATTCCAGTGGCTTAGCGATGTTGCAGCTCACGAAGAATGTGTCTGCGCCACAACAGAATGTAGCCGGCAATGTGGATCTCTCGAATATAATTGATATGCCGATTTTGTTTGCGGACAATGAAGGCAACATTGCcgatcagcaacagcagcagcagctgcaaccacAACCCGATCAGCTATTGAAAAGTAAGTGTAGacgaaaaatatttgtagttcttaaaattaatatttgtattctgCAGCGACATCAACGGGCAGCCCGTTAATTCTGAGTCATAAGATCATCAAAGAAGCCACTAATCCAGTGAAGCCCACGGGCGTTATCAGCACCGCAAAGAGCAGCAATATTGTGATCAACAAGGGCATACAACAGCTATTTACCACACAAAGTGGCACTGTGAGCGGCGGCACTGGGAACAAGGTTGTCTACATCAATCGAAGCACCATGAAGCCAATGGCGTCAACGACATCATCAACAACTCCAACACGGCTGCCAAGTGGTGCCACAGCGTTGCCCATACGCATTGTGAGCAGTCCTAAGGCGGCTGTGACAGCGGCTGGAACGCCCACAACGAGCAGCCAAGTTGTGCTGGATGCAGCCAATGTCAAGACGCTGAACCTGCAAACAATCAAGACGGCATCTGGAACGGCAGTGATTAATGCCGCAACTGGTGGTGCACTGCGTCAGACAGGCGGTGTCGTTAGTCTGGGTAACAAAACGTTTCCACAGTTTCA
This is a stretch of genomic DNA from Drosophila albomicans strain 15112-1751.03 chromosome 3, ASM965048v2, whole genome shotgun sequence. It encodes these proteins:
- the LOC117572153 gene encoding KAT8 regulatory NSL complex subunit 3 isoform X6, which encodes MTSFIECFNDFVQKAGHIGQNAAHEDGGQHHPVNRTIQPPTPTPSESSSTISVPSEASMEHAYMRDAPRADTSSIGNGLAVARTILVRHAPQCPTCHTYPNHEDSSDSQHIAHVPPYDEIAAKEMMNECARIAKYVRNNNSDEQDWQARVNRIGWTYTQEALFNKVATILDQDQLARLANDKRQHEAVHRRVAVDKSSSRMRRALASVAWESRTTQWLHALLMEHLPPSYMASYLDIMQTLKSKLPTLTDKMLFSRPLNNSQELLAPVMKKRWEPEILAKSRHLSHNAIMVALPTMPTSGPVPDRMQNWYQALATITQIVQITLPNSNDRIGRQNLDQVAETIVSLTRVRIHELRTENPNRGIILIGFNAGAALALQVAMSESVACVICMGFAYNTLRGPRGAPDDRLLDIKAPILFVIGQNSARSSQEEMEGLRERMQSESSLVVVGSADDALRVPKSKRRIEGVTQAMVDSMVVDEVYEFISKTLNNPPGPRMPTSLLGSNSYQRTPKQQHILADGNVNKAQMTHSRKRKAQDGQEDNGVPTTKPKFVPHNVRVPKLPKPKPSRLIDPFAVKRKVGRPRTRPLPNVVLTGVKVNTTDKTTLNNEEMNLSIENMLEETLEYEDGQQSVAATNVPKTPQNVTKAAPTTVSLSSGTKIKMIPSSQFVQLKTLSSQSKLINYTISKNTNASSAAATPTSIGSIVKTLPASSGQQIFTLKTPTGQTTQFVTAAAAPSSTTQQKYTVIKNSSGLAMLQLTKNVSAPQQNVAGNVDLSNIIDMPILFADNEGNIADQQQQQQLQPQPDQLLKTTSTGSPLILSHKIIKEATNPVKPTGVISTAKSSNIVINKGIQQLFTTQSGTVSGGTGNKVVYINRSTMKPMASTTSSTTPTRLPSGATALPIRIVSSPKAAVTAAGTPTTSSQVVLDAANVKTLNLQTIKTASGTAVINAATGGALRQTGGVVSLGNKTFPQFQVINSSVASTAIGSDGKPLRNIYLKSATGLKPVQMLANRSTTIPAIAPGGAAVRRVVSIGSVSKSPTVTVAAQQAKDSKIIKATPTTSSTTIRTPTQGKGLE
- the LOC117572153 gene encoding KAT8 regulatory NSL complex subunit 3 isoform X7, giving the protein MTSFIECFNDFVQKAGHIGQNAAHEDGGQHHPVNRTIQPPTPTPSESSSTISVPSEASMEHAYMRDAPRADTSSIGNGLAVARTILVRHAPQCPTCHTYPNHEDSSDSQHIAHVPPYDEIAAKEMMNECARIAKYVRNNNSDEQDWQARVNRIGWTYTQEALFNKVATILDQDQLARLANDKRQHEAVHRRVAVDKSSSRMRRALASVAWESRTTQWLHALLMEHLPPSYMASYLDIMQTLKSKLPTLTDKMLFSRPLNNSQELLAPVMKKRWEPEILAKSRHLSHNAIMVALPTMPTSGPVPDRMQNWYQALATITQIVQITLPNSNDRIGRQNLDQVAETIVSLTRVRIHELRTENPNRGIILIGFNAGAALALQVAMSESVACVICMGFAYNTLRGPRGAPDDRLLDIKAPILFVIGQNSARSSQEEMEGLRERMQSESSLVVVGSADDALRVPKSKRRIEGVTQAMVDSMVVDEVYEFISKTLNNPPGPRMPTSLLGSNSYQRTPKQQHILADGNVNKAQMTHSRKRKAQDGQEDNGVPTTKPKFVPHIGRPRTRPLPNVVLTGVKVNTTDKTTLNNEEMNLSIENMLEETLEYEDGQQSVAATNVPKTPQNVTKAAPTTVSLSSGTKIKMIPSSQFVQLKTLSSQSKLINYTISKNTNASSAAATPTSIGSIVKTLPASSGQQIFTLKTPTGQTTQFVTAAAAPSSTTQQKYTVIKNSSGLAMLQLTKNVSAPQQNVAGNVDLSNIIDMPILFADNEGNIADQQQQQQLQPQPDQLLKTTSTGSPLILSHKIIKEATNPVKPTGVISTAKSSNIVINKGIQQLFTTQSGTVSGGTGNKVVYINRSTMKPMASTTSSTTPTRLPSGATALPIRIVSSPKAAVTAAGTPTTSSQVVLDAANVKTLNLQTIKTASGTAVINAATGGALRQTGGVVSLGNKTFPQFQVINSSVASTAIGSDGKPLRNIYLKSATGLKPVQMLANRSTTIPAIAPGGAAVRRVVSIGSVSKSPTVTVAAQQAKDSKIIKATPTTSSTTIRTPTQGKGLE
- the LOC117572153 gene encoding KAT8 regulatory NSL complex subunit 3 isoform X2 — its product is MIQMKQSKNAKNEIVVIEKKPKLLQSATTNSSSIITYSPSKFIARAGTQYTKLQPHTQPKANTNTHTNTNITRAAAPASTTAITTTTKMPGTSSNTTKTSFYVVKAGQLGSAASILSSPPKTASASGVATPLPITTESSSTISVPSEASMEHAYMRDAPRADTSSIGNGLAVARTILVRHAPQCPTCHTYPNHEDSSDSQHIAHVPPYDEIAAKEMMNECARIAKYVRNNNSDEQDWQARVNRIGWTYTQEALFNKVATILDQDQLARLANDKRQHEAVHRRVAVDKSSSRMRRALASVAWESRTTQWLHALLMEHLPPSYMASYLDIMQTLKSKLPTLTDKMLFSRPLNNSQELLAPVMKKRWEPEILAKSRHLSHNAIMVALPTMPTSGPVPDRMQNWYQALATITQIVQITLPNSNDRIGRQNLDQVAETIVSLTRVRIHELRTENPNRGIILIGFNAGAALALQVAMSESVACVICMGFAYNTLRGPRGAPDDRLLDIKAPILFVIGQNSARSSQEEMEGLRERMQSESSLVVVGSADDALRVPKSKRRIEGVTQAMVDSMVVDEVYEFISKTLNNPPGPRMPTSLLGSNSYQRTPKQQHILADGNVNKAQMTHSRKRKAQDGQEDNGVPTTKPKFVPHNVRVPKLPKPKPSRLIDPFAVKRKVGRPRTRPLPNVVLTGVKVNTTDKTTLNNEEMNLSIENMLEETLEYEDGQQSVAATNVPKTPQNVTKAAPTTVSLSSGTKIKMIPSSQFVQLKTLSSQTAATPTSIGSIVKTLPASSGQQIFTLKTPTGQTTQFVTAAAAPSSTTQQKYTVIKNSSGLAMLQLTKNVSAPQQNVAGNVDLSNIIDMPILFADNEGNIADQQQQQQLQPQPDQLLKTTSTGSPLILSHKIIKEATNPVKPTGVISTAKSSNIVINKGIQQLFTTQSGTVSGGTGNKVVYINRSTMKPMASTTSSTTPTRLPSGATALPIRIVSSPKAAVTAAGTPTTSSQVVLDAANVKTLNLQTIKTASGTAVINAATGGALRQTGGVVSLGNKTFPQFQVINSSVASTAIGSDGKPLRNIYLKSATGLKPVQMLANRSTTIPAIAPGGAAVRRVVSIGSVSKSPTVTVAAQQAKDSKIIKATPTTSSTTIRTPTQGKGLE
- the LOC117572153 gene encoding KAT8 regulatory NSL complex subunit 3 isoform X3, with the protein product MIQMKQSKNAKNEIVVIEKKPKLLQSATTNSSSIITYSPSKFIARAGTQYTKLQPHTQPKANTNTHTNTNITRAAAPASTTAITTTTKMPGTSSNTTKTSFYVVKAGQLGSAASILSSPPKTASASGVATPLPITTESSSTISVPSEASMEHAYMRDAPRADTSSIGNGLAVARTILVRHAPQCPTCHTYPNHEDSSDSQHIAHVPPYDEIAAKEMMNECARIAKYVRNNNSDEQDWQARVNRIGWTYTQEALFNKVATILDQDQLARLANDKRQHEAVHRRVAVDKSSSRMRRALASVAWESRTTQWLHALLMEHLPPSYMASYLDIMQTLKSKLPTLTDKMLFSRPLNNSQELLAPVMKKRWEPEILAKSRHLSHNAIMVALPTMPTSGPVPDRMQNWYQALATITQIVQITLPNSNDRIGRQNLDQVAETIVSLTRVRIHELRTENPNRGIILIGFNAGAALALQVAMSESVACVICMGFAYNTLRGPRGAPDDRLLDIKAPILFVIGQNSARSSQEEMEGLRERMQSESSLVVVGSADDALRVPKSKRRIEGVTQAMVDSMVVDEVYEFISKTLNNPPGPRMPTSLLGSNSYQRTPKQQHILADGNVNKAQMTHSRKRKAQDGQEDNGVPTTKPKFVPHNVRVPKLPKPKPSRLIDPFAVKRKVGRPRTRPLPNVVLTGVKVNTTDKTTLNNEEMNLSIENMLEETLEYEDGQQSVAATNVPKTPQNVTKAAPTTVSLSSGTKIKMIPSSQFVQLKTLSSQTATPTSIGSIVKTLPASSGQQIFTLKTPTGQTTQFVTAAAAPSSTTQQKYTVIKNSSGLAMLQLTKNVSAPQQNVAGNVDLSNIIDMPILFADNEGNIADQQQQQQLQPQPDQLLKTTSTGSPLILSHKIIKEATNPVKPTGVISTAKSSNIVINKGIQQLFTTQSGTVSGGTGNKVVYINRSTMKPMASTTSSTTPTRLPSGATALPIRIVSSPKAAVTAAGTPTTSSQVVLDAANVKTLNLQTIKTASGTAVINAATGGALRQTGGVVSLGNKTFPQFQVINSSVASTAIGSDGKPLRNIYLKSATGLKPVQMLANRSTTIPAIAPGGAAVRRVVSIGSVSKSPTVTVAAQQAKDSKIIKATPTTSSTTIRTPTQGKGLE
- the LOC117572153 gene encoding KAT8 regulatory NSL complex subunit 3 isoform X1, producing the protein MIQMKQSKNAKNEIVVIEKKPKLLQSATTNSSSIITYSPSKFIARAGTQYTKLQPHTQPKANTNTHTNTNITRAAAPASTTAITTTTKMPGTSSNTTKTSFYVVKAGQLGSAASILSSPPKTASASGVATPLPITTESSSTISVPSEASMEHAYMRDAPRADTSSIGNGLAVARTILVRHAPQCPTCHTYPNHEDSSDSQHIAHVPPYDEIAAKEMMNECARIAKYVRNNNSDEQDWQARVNRIGWTYTQEALFNKVATILDQDQLARLANDKRQHEAVHRRVAVDKSSSRMRRALASVAWESRTTQWLHALLMEHLPPSYMASYLDIMQTLKSKLPTLTDKMLFSRPLNNSQELLAPVMKKRWEPEILAKSRHLSHNAIMVALPTMPTSGPVPDRMQNWYQALATITQIVQITLPNSNDRIGRQNLDQVAETIVSLTRVRIHELRTENPNRGIILIGFNAGAALALQVAMSESVACVICMGFAYNTLRGPRGAPDDRLLDIKAPILFVIGQNSARSSQEEMEGLRERMQSESSLVVVGSADDALRVPKSKRRIEGVTQAMVDSMVVDEVYEFISKTLNNPPGPRMPTSLLGSNSYQRTPKQQHILADGNVNKAQMTHSRKRKAQDGQEDNGVPTTKPKFVPHNVRVPKLPKPKPSRLIDPFAVKRKVGRPRTRPLPNVVLTGVKVNTTDKTTLNNEEMNLSIENMLEETLEYEDGQQSVAATNVPKTPQNVTKAAPTTVSLSSGTKIKMIPSSQFVQLKTLSSQSKLINYTISKNTNASSAAATPTSIGSIVKTLPASSGQQIFTLKTPTGQTTQFVTAAAAPSSTTQQKYTVIKNSSGLAMLQLTKNVSAPQQNVAGNVDLSNIIDMPILFADNEGNIADQQQQQQLQPQPDQLLKTTSTGSPLILSHKIIKEATNPVKPTGVISTAKSSNIVINKGIQQLFTTQSGTVSGGTGNKVVYINRSTMKPMASTTSSTTPTRLPSGATALPIRIVSSPKAAVTAAGTPTTSSQVVLDAANVKTLNLQTIKTASGTAVINAATGGALRQTGGVVSLGNKTFPQFQVINSSVASTAIGSDGKPLRNIYLKSATGLKPVQMLANRSTTIPAIAPGGAAVRRVVSIGSVSKSPTVTVAAQQAKDSKIIKATPTTSSTTIRTPTQGKGLE
- the LOC117572153 gene encoding KAT8 regulatory NSL complex subunit 3 isoform X4, with the translated sequence MIQMKQSKNAKNEIVVIEKKPKLLQSATTNSSSIITYSPSKFIARAGTQYTKLQPHTQPKANTNTHTNTNITRAAAPASTTAITTTTKMPGTSSNTTKTSFYVVKAGQLGSAASILSSPPKTASASGVATPLPITTESSSTISVPSEASMEHAYMRDAPRADTSSIGNGLAVARTILVRHAPQCPTCHTYPNHEDSSDSQHIAHVPPYDEIAAKEMMNECARIAKYVRNNNSDEQDWQARVNRIGWTYTQEALFNKVATILDQDQLARLANDKRQHEAVHRRVAVDKSSSRMRRALASVAWESRTTQWLHALLMEHLPPSYMASYLDIMQTLKSKLPTLTDKMLFSRPLNNSQELLAPVMKKRWEPEILAKSRHLSHNAIMVALPTMPTSGPVPDRMQNWYQALATITQIVQITLPNSNDRIGRQNLDQVAETIVSLTRVRIHELRTENPNRGIILIGFNAGAALALQVAMSESVACVICMGFAYNTLRGPRGAPDDRLLDIKAPILFVIGQNSARSSQEEMEGLRERMQSESSLVVVGSADDALRVPKSKRRIEGVTQAMVDSMVVDEVYEFISKTLNNPPGPRMPTSLLGSNSYQRTPKQQHILADGNVNKAQMTHSRKRKAQDGQEDNGVPTTKPKFVPHISISTVGRPRTRPLPNVVLTGVKVNTTDKTTLNNEEMNLSIENMLEETLEYEDGQQSVAATNVPKTPQNVTKAAPTTVSLSSGTKIKMIPSSQFVQLKTLSSQSKLINYTISKNTNASSAAATPTSIGSIVKTLPASSGQQIFTLKTPTGQTTQFVTAAAAPSSTTQQKYTVIKNSSGLAMLQLTKNVSAPQQNVAGNVDLSNIIDMPILFADNEGNIADQQQQQQLQPQPDQLLKTTSTGSPLILSHKIIKEATNPVKPTGVISTAKSSNIVINKGIQQLFTTQSGTVSGGTGNKVVYINRSTMKPMASTTSSTTPTRLPSGATALPIRIVSSPKAAVTAAGTPTTSSQVVLDAANVKTLNLQTIKTASGTAVINAATGGALRQTGGVVSLGNKTFPQFQVINSSVASTAIGSDGKPLRNIYLKSATGLKPVQMLANRSTTIPAIAPGGAAVRRVVSIGSVSKSPTVTVAAQQAKDSKIIKATPTTSSTTIRTPTQGKGLE
- the LOC117572153 gene encoding KAT8 regulatory NSL complex subunit 3 isoform X5, which translates into the protein MIQMKQSKNAKNEIVVIEKKPKLLQSATTNSSSIITYSPSKFIARAGTQYTKLQPHTQPKANTNTHTNTNITRAAAPASTTAITTTTKMPGTSSNTTKTSFYVVKAGQLGSAASILSSPPKTASASGVATPLPITTESSSTISVPSEASMEHAYMRDAPRADTSSIGNGLAVARTILVRHAPQCPTCHTYPNHEDSSDSQHIAHVPPYDEIAAKEMMNECARIAKYVRNNNSDEQDWQARVNRIGWTYTQEALFNKVATILDQDQLARLANDKRQHEAVHRRVAVDKSSSRMRRALASVAWESRTTQWLHALLMEHLPPSYMASYLDIMQTLKSKLPTLTDKMLFSRPLNNSQELLAPVMKKRWEPEILAKSRHLSHNAIMVALPTMPTSGPVPDRMQNWYQALATITQIVQITLPNSNDRIGRQNLDQVAETIVSLTRVRIHELRTENPNRGIILIGFNAGAALALQVAMSESVACVICMGFAYNTLRGPRGAPDDRLLDIKAPILFVIGQNSARSSQEEMEGLRERMQSESSLVVVGSADDALRVPKSKRRIEGVTQAMVDSMVVDEVYEFISKTLNNPPGPRMPTSLLGSNSYQRTPKQQHILADGNVNKAQMTHSRKRKAQDGQEDNGVPTTKPKFVPHIGRPRTRPLPNVVLTGVKVNTTDKTTLNNEEMNLSIENMLEETLEYEDGQQSVAATNVPKTPQNVTKAAPTTVSLSSGTKIKMIPSSQFVQLKTLSSQSKLINYTISKNTNASSAAATPTSIGSIVKTLPASSGQQIFTLKTPTGQTTQFVTAAAAPSSTTQQKYTVIKNSSGLAMLQLTKNVSAPQQNVAGNVDLSNIIDMPILFADNEGNIADQQQQQQLQPQPDQLLKTTSTGSPLILSHKIIKEATNPVKPTGVISTAKSSNIVINKGIQQLFTTQSGTVSGGTGNKVVYINRSTMKPMASTTSSTTPTRLPSGATALPIRIVSSPKAAVTAAGTPTTSSQVVLDAANVKTLNLQTIKTASGTAVINAATGGALRQTGGVVSLGNKTFPQFQVINSSVASTAIGSDGKPLRNIYLKSATGLKPVQMLANRSTTIPAIAPGGAAVRRVVSIGSVSKSPTVTVAAQQAKDSKIIKATPTTSSTTIRTPTQGKGLE